From Rhododendron vialii isolate Sample 1 chromosome 7a, ASM3025357v1:
tattgtttgataaaattcataaaaattgtGAAAATTCAACTTGCACACGTATCacgtgtgccccggcctctagttcGACTTATGTGTGACGGCCTCTGGTGGTTAATATTTGGAAATGACCACAATTGGACCCGATAATGTGAAGAATTGTTTGTGTTCCCCAGTATTTGGGAAAAAGAATAGAAACTTCTAAGTTATTTAACTTAACTGCCAGGATTTTACTTAACTCAATGCCCCAATACTCCCATGCCTTTCTTGGTTTAAACTAAACTGGAAAACAATACCCAAATGGAATCTCTAATTgttatagattttacaaaatGCGGGAAATCAAATGTATTAGAATAGATTACCCTGTCGCGCAGCCTCAGCGTCGCCACCATTCGCAGACGTTGAAACCGCACTTTCCGATTCCTCAAAAGCCTCAATAGATTCCTCTggcaacgaagtactcaaaaTTCTGCACGGAAATCTGTACCATTAGAATAAGAAAACGTTATAATTTTACTGGCTTTACATAAAAGGATAAAAGGATTTATGTGAGAACTGCTGGCTTTACATAAAAGGATTTATGTGAGAACTTTGACATTTGGAACAATTGCAGAAAAAATATCTACGCCATTAGAGTGGAAGAGAAAAGGATGGGAACGTAACCTGTATGTAGAATCAAAGCTTTTCTATGAGTCGAATCATGGGGTATTGCTGGCATGAGTAAGGGACCTCAAAGTGCATCGGTGCGTGGGATAAAACTTTTGTAGAAACTGCTTCCTTTCAGCAGTTGGAGTTCTTTGAAGAAGTAACGTGGGTAGGGAAGTTCGGTGGTAATCATATTACAATTCTACCCAAGGTGTAACTGCCCATAAGGGCTTGGAAAATAGAATTAAGTGATTTCATTGAGGGTAGTTTTGGAAATGGAAAAGCATGACCGGGAGAGACACCTAagtggtgctctccctttatatattagaatagatactAGAATAGATGACTGACGCAAATAGACAAATAGAGTACCATATCAAAGTTTCAATTCTCCGACTTGCGTGCAATGGAGGCTATTTCAATCCTTCACAACTCGTCTTCGAGTTTATGTTTGTGTGCTGTTATGTTAGACCTACTCTTAATCTGGCTAAATCACCTACTGAATGATTGGACAATGTGATCTATTCATAATGCCAGTGTTGCTTCATTATTTCACATTCCATTTTTATTGGCTCGATTTGCACATTGGTATCTGAAGCTAATAGTATTTGGACGGATGTTGCAGGGACGCGATCGATTAAACGGAAAGCCATTGTATGTACTTGTGGAGTCTCACTAGTACTGTCAGAGGATACTACCATTTTATTCCCGTGCTCCAGCATGACAAAATGTACATGGGAGGGCTACTGTTGGTTTTACCCATATGAGTCTTCCTTCATTATTTGCCCCTCATTTCTTTTATAGTTCTAGTGAATTTTCAGTAAACCTTTGGTGGTTGAGACCAATTCTCTCTCTACTGTAGAAACATTTTACATTTATTCATGTGGAGGGTCTATTGAGCGATACTTGTAGGGCCTTGCTGATTTCCTCCAAGGGATTGTCCTACAAAAGTGCTACaaacacaacaatccaaacacaatctCTCACGTACATGTGGGGATGTGTgaccccacatgtatgtgagaggttgtgttttgtttggattgttgtgttcCTAGCATTTTTGATTGTCCTATGCAAGTTATTATGTGTTGGTTGCCGAATGGCCCCACCCGAAGGGCTGTTGCCCTAATTGGGTACTGCTTCTTTCCTTGTGATGGAACAATATGGAAGGCATAAGAGAAGCGCAAATTTGATTTTCTGGATTGTTTTCCGGAGCGATTGAGTAGTAAACTGAGTTGGACAATGAATACCATGTGATAATGGCGAGAACGAATACCATATGATTATATTTACGATAGAATTACGCATCATGTCTTCTTATTTACAATAGAGCAGAGAAGAGAATGGAATATAATCTGCAGAGGTCGGATGAACAATCCAGTTCAAAGTTCGTGGAAGTTTTTCATGTGACCTCCAATGTTGATACTTCGTTCTAGGATTATGACGCTCGGTATATATGCCTAACATTATATACAATACAAATGTAAATACAAATCTCTTTTACGTACTTGACTGTCCAATTTTATATATTTCCGGTGATAGAAATGGAAAAACAAATACTTATAGTAGTTTACTTCCTCGTATTCATAGAAAAACTGATATCCAAACATCGCCAAATTTTCACCATCTTGTGTATCACAACCTAAATGATTTGTGTTCTCTTCTTATTTAAATAAGaggagtgatttttgcacttctcaaaaaAGCACTCCCCAAACTGCAAGGGAGTGCGGAAATCACTCTCCTTCAAATAATCATAATTCATAATGGAATTAGGGATTGCTCTTGTTTAAAGGCACGAAGCAAcatgttttgaataaaaaaaagttattttatcaCAAAAAGTTTTTGTATTTAACCCCTCGTtgctattttcaattttctaataAGAAGAATAACATCTAATATGTGTGTACGATACTACCAATGATTATTTATATCACATAAATTTGAGCCAGTAAATTCAGACTTAATGTCATGTTGCATTCATAAGattcaagttcaaatataaaTGAAATATGACATAAAAGCCAGAACTAAATAATAGAGTCAAATCCATATACAGATGTAGATAAAAAGAGTGCTCCCCATAGGAGGCGTATTCTGCAAAAGGATCATAGTCCAAAAAGTTTGTCTTTAACTGTCTTCATTACTTTTGAACGCGTACCTACTTTTTCGAAGGGTAGAATTAAGACATGAACAACACGaaaacataccaaaaataataacaaaatgaGTAAGAATTCTCTAAAGTAAAATGGTGTTGAAAATAAGTTACCTTAATTCGCGTTTAGCATAGATTATGAATCTCTCCCTTTCTACCAAAAAAGGTATGAAGCAAAATTGTTTTATCCTCTTCTTGGAGAGTCTGATGAATTAGAAGAATTGTGTGCAACTAGTGGTTGATATTCACTTTAATGTGTATAACTCagtcatcaaagtgattctcaaccattaattgcttttttcggggtactttcggagTAAGTTTTCTTTGTGCCTAGCATTCCTCGTGTATAAAAGGATAACCTAAGTTTGGCATTCCTCATGTATGTGTGTTTCCAAAGAAAACATGTAGAAGAATTATGTGTATGCTTATAAAAAAGGGtgttttataaatcaaaaaaagattgtttctttttttattgtagggaaatcaaccaaaaaggaaaccacttaaaagcaaatattgaattgaatgtaaGGAAATCAATTTTAGAGGAGTcaattggaaaagaaaggagTGTATAATTCTTATTTTCCATTAGTGTAGGTTTATATATTAGGAAAATTCTTCCAATCCGACTTGACGGCTAACCACTCTGTTTTATACTTTGTTTGTATGtctaaacatttttaaaaaaaatcgagcTGTTTTTATAATATAGAGATAGATTAAGAAGTCTATTTGTGTAGTGTATGGGCTGCAATGCTGCATCTGTAGTCATACTCGTTGCTGCTTTTACTCTTCAACAATTTTAGAACAATGCACAAACACATTTACATACTCACAAGTCTAAGGGCCCCGACACATTATAATGAGATTTGGGTAGTGTTGGCTTAtagtagaggtgtcaaatgggccgtgtcggcacggcacgacacgggcacggggcAGCACGACACGTCACAGGCACGGTATTGGcctggcacgacacgacacagcacgattgtagtgggcccggggcacggcacgggcacggaagtgggcggcacagcacggcacgacacggtcgtAGAAGGGCACGGGCATGAAAAGTGGACaggaacggcacggcacggcacggttctagcaaggcacgggcacggcacgaggcacgggaaaaaaaattaaataagccaaatggcttcttttttttaattttaaaaaaattaaacaatttctattcggtaaaaaatatttgtttacctttttttaaaggtaaacaactaagatatttaatttttttttaaaaacaatttattaaaaaatcatgtttttaaaaaattattttttcacttttaaaaaattatcaaattttattcggtaaaaatatttgttttgtttttgttagtaaaattaaataggctttggacctttggtttgcaaatttaacattacaatacaagataacaagtaaaattaaaaaaacttatcaaaatatttatggtgcaagagtaatttaatatgaaaggaaacgtgcaaaagtcatatattatttacctcaaatctaacaagaaataaaaaaaaaagtcaaacaaaaaagaaaaaaaatacatagtagaaataagggaaaaaatatatataaataagggTTAGCTGGACAGTCTGGACTAGGACAATAGGACCActtgtaatatgttatttttttaattgttaaattttgcTTCATTAAGAccaagaatttctttttaattaggggttgtaatatgttatttttttaattgttaaatttttttggcgtgccatggtatatgaaaatgcagcatccattgttatttttctcatttcattgtgaattgtcctctcctttttctcttctgcAAGTTACAGAGTGATTATGATATTCTGAGACCGAGTGTAAACCTTTTGCCTAACATAATTCTCGTGCACTAGCAGGAGCGTAAAACGGTAAaagcttttttaagaaaacacttcaaactattcaaatgtgTGACAATAAGAATTGAAAACGCAACTGCAAATTGATTGAGCCCTTTACCAAACTCGCTTGTATACTAACCAAAAAGTTGTCTAAGATTTATTAAGTAGGAAGCTAGAAAAGCGAGGAAAAAGAGGTgacgttcaaagaaaaaaaaggaaaaagaaggggcaaCCGAAGTTGAATAGCaacttcgctctctctctctctctctctctctctcaaacacacacactcatcccttgttttttatgaGGATGCAGTGAATGCAAGGATCTCTCTATCCTTGCCCAATGTCGCTGAGTTTCCAATATGCTAAAAACCAAATGTATACAATGGTTGTATGTCTAATGCAAGATTAGTTATGCCTTAAGTCAACCCACACATGTTAGGGCAGACTAAAACGACACGACTTAAAACGGCATGGCTCGGCCCGATCCGACACGGCATGATTAAATAAATGGGCCGGCACAtcttgacacgattgaaaacgacacggcacgacatgatttaagaacacgggccggcacgacacgacacaatttaagaaaacagaccggcacgacacgacacgattaaaaacggcacgacacgacacgatttaagaaaatgggccgacacgacacgacacgattggcaaatggcacggcataacacgacacgatttaagtaaacaggccggcacagcacgacacgacacgacatgacacgatttaagtaaataaagtaaacaggccggcacggcacggcacggagCACGGTTAGCACGAAGTTAAACGGGCCGTGCCGTTGACACCTCTATCTTATAGACTATAGtacattttttaaagaattgaATGATTCAGCAACGAATATCTCGGCTATTGCATTAATGAAAAATGTAGCGAAATGTAATAGCGAGAATGGCATAATTTCATGAATCATCGAATTTAACGCAAGTTGTGCTTAAGGCCATTAGATTGAGGGCACGTCTATTTGGGGTCATGCATTGCGCTGCCCACTCACCCTGTGCCATTGTGGATAGGTTATTGCGTGTGCAAATATTGGACCCAAAAATTGTTAATGTTATATCATTCCAATTTTTCCATAgtcataaaataataaaaattaaaaaataaaagaagaataagaaataaaatattgaTCTTCCTATTACTGCTGTCAATGGTGTTTTTTATTCACAATTTATAAAGGATAAGAAAACAGGACAACACAGCACGTGTATCACACACTACCAACTCTCCATTCTCTCCACTCACTGAGTCAAACCCGACTCGGCCCTCCGACAAGGGCTTCAAACCCATCCGTTTACCAACCCGACCCGCAATGACCCGGCACACCAACATGGCCCTGCGCCCCctcccgccgccgccgccactctCGTGAGCCTCGCCACCGCCGGAAAACACGCACACCACACCCTTCCGGCAATGAGAATCCCACGCGCCGTCGTAACCCAGGCCCCCGTCGACGGGACCCAGGGAGTGGAACCCCATCACCTCATTCCCGTCCGCAGCGCACCGCGCGTGGTCCCCACCGCCTCCGTAACTGACGCGGGCCTTTACCTTTTCCCTGTACTCCTCGAACCGGGCCGCGGTTCCGGACGAATTCCGGACCTTGAACACGATCTCGACCCGACCCGAGAAGGGCTCGGGCGACCAGCCGGAGCGGAAGATTATCTCGACCACATTGCGCGAGGGGTGACCGGCGGGGAGCTCAGTGAGGGCCGGAGAGAACGGGCCCACGGTGACGGTTTGAACGCGGGTCTTCTCCCTGTCCGAACCGGGT
This genomic window contains:
- the LOC131333089 gene encoding uncharacterized protein LOC131333089, coding for MATQWVKSCKSTSANDVVDERRHKPPKHRPVAVSSSCRKGVQSLKDVIETTKPKKPRKKAKQPSSVAPEPGSDREKTRVQTVTVGPFSPALTELPAGHPSRNVVEIIFRSGWSPEPFSGRVEIVFKVRNSSGTAARFEEYREKVKARVSYGGGGDHARCAADGNEVMGFHSLGPVDGGLGYDGAWDSHCRKGVVCVFSGGGEAHESGGGGGRGRRAMLVCRVIAGRVGKRMGLKPLSEGRVGFDSVSGENGELVVCDTRAVLSCFLILYKL